A portion of the uncultured Draconibacterium sp. genome contains these proteins:
- a CDS encoding family 78 glycoside hydrolase catalytic domain, which translates to MNKNLVRITIVLFVLLFKISLWGDSELCAKEKKAAEKRPNIIFILTDDQRYNALGYAGNKLATTPEMDKLAESGAYFKNSVVTTPICSASRSSIFTGLHERTHKYTFQTGDIRDEYMEVAYPKMLKDAGYYTGFFGKYGVKYPGKANHFDVFEDYDRNNRYKDYRGYYYKTLGEDTVHLTRYTGQKALDFLDNVPDDKPFSLSLCFSAPHAHDGAPLQYFWQEEPDKLYQNMDMPEPELADDKYFYALPKIVRDGFNRLRWTWRNDTPEKYQHSTKGYYRMIYGIDLEIAKIRKKLEEQGIADNTVIILLGDNGFFLGERQISGKWLMYDNSIRTPLIIYDPRLNKHLDIEDMALNIDVPATILDLAGVEIPETYQGKSLVPIISGNEKSLGRDTILVEHLWEFENIPPSEGVRTNEWKYLRYINDKSLEELYNLKDDPKETNNLAKNPKYKDVLLELRTKNDELGERYADPYSGVPSGLTVEYIRKPAKTKIIDSKPEFSWVVPAVAEIQKGYQILLSSSLANINNNIGDVWDSGNVRSNQSVDVEMQGEPLKENTTYFWKVRIFDKDNRISEYSEPQQFTTGELSEKGTSQNFFQIERKAPVNVKETKEGAYFLDFGKHAFGTLEINYQPKKNETVTVRLGEKLLDGRIDRNPGGTIRYQEVQLEVTPDKSTYLLELVPDERNTNELAVTMPDSFPVILPFRYAEIEGVGKEFEPNQTIQLGYFNYFDYTTSAFSSSNEILNQVWDMCKYSMKATTFAGYYVDGDRERIPYEADAYLNQLSHYSVDNEYAIARKTIEFFFDSKPTWPTEWQLHVAMMMYQDYMYTGNTELIEKYYERLKIKTLMDLEVEDGFISTESPNHNVELIKQLGFRDTTRRLRDIVDWPPKAANFGGKGPIPGERDGYVFKRINTVVNGFYFHNMKIMAEFATVLDKPTEALDFKLRAAKVKKSINEKLFDEERGIYVDGVDTDHASLHANMILLAFDVVPGSRKQSVVDYVKTRGMACSVYGAQYLMEALYKAGEADYALDLMTATHDRSWYNMIKIGATITLEAWDMKYKSNADWNHAWGAAPANIIPRGMWGIQPETPGFGAVQVKPQMGNLKNSSIKVPTIKGEIKADFKKMNARMSTYAIELPANMIGEFSVKLSSEDVVTLNGQTVNPVFGSIRLNPGVNNISIQVNSF; encoded by the coding sequence ATGAACAAAAATTTAGTGAGAATTACAATTGTACTATTTGTATTACTCTTTAAAATTTCGCTTTGGGGAGATTCAGAACTTTGTGCCAAAGAAAAAAAAGCTGCTGAGAAACGCCCCAATATTATCTTTATTTTGACCGATGATCAGCGATATAATGCCCTGGGGTACGCCGGAAATAAACTGGCCACAACACCCGAGATGGATAAATTGGCTGAAAGTGGTGCATATTTTAAAAATTCGGTAGTTACTACTCCGATTTGTTCTGCGAGCCGTTCAAGTATTTTTACAGGATTGCACGAGCGTACCCATAAATACACTTTCCAAACCGGAGATATTCGTGATGAATACATGGAGGTAGCTTATCCAAAAATGCTAAAAGATGCAGGTTATTATACCGGTTTCTTTGGGAAGTACGGTGTAAAATATCCAGGGAAGGCAAACCATTTTGATGTGTTTGAAGATTACGACCGCAATAATCGTTACAAAGATTATCGTGGTTACTATTACAAAACATTGGGAGAAGACACAGTTCACCTTACACGTTATACTGGACAAAAAGCGTTGGATTTTCTGGATAATGTTCCCGATGATAAGCCTTTCTCTCTGTCGTTATGCTTTAGCGCACCACACGCACACGATGGGGCACCATTACAATATTTTTGGCAAGAGGAGCCCGATAAGCTTTACCAAAATATGGATATGCCCGAGCCCGAGTTAGCTGATGATAAATATTTCTATGCATTACCCAAAATTGTTCGAGATGGTTTTAACCGTTTGCGATGGACATGGAGGAATGATACTCCCGAGAAATACCAGCACAGTACAAAGGGATACTACCGCATGATTTATGGCATTGACCTGGAGATTGCAAAAATCAGAAAGAAATTGGAAGAACAAGGGATAGCTGATAATACCGTCATTATCTTGTTGGGCGACAATGGTTTTTTCCTAGGTGAGCGTCAAATATCAGGAAAATGGCTGATGTACGACAATTCAATTCGTACGCCTCTTATTATTTACGATCCTCGTTTAAACAAACATCTTGATATTGAGGATATGGCTTTGAATATCGACGTCCCGGCTACAATTCTGGATTTGGCTGGCGTTGAGATCCCTGAAACCTATCAGGGGAAGAGTTTAGTTCCTATTATTAGCGGAAATGAAAAATCTCTTGGAAGAGATACTATTTTAGTGGAGCATCTTTGGGAGTTTGAAAATATACCACCAAGCGAAGGAGTAAGAACCAATGAATGGAAATACTTGCGTTACATTAACGATAAATCGTTGGAAGAGCTTTATAACCTAAAAGACGATCCGAAAGAGACCAACAACCTCGCAAAAAACCCGAAATACAAAGATGTGTTGCTGGAATTACGTACTAAAAACGATGAGCTTGGCGAACGTTATGCCGACCCTTATTCAGGAGTTCCATCAGGTTTAACAGTCGAGTACATTCGCAAACCCGCAAAAACCAAAATAATAGATAGTAAACCAGAGTTTAGCTGGGTAGTGCCTGCCGTTGCCGAAATACAAAAAGGTTACCAGATATTACTGTCGTCTTCATTGGCAAACATCAATAATAATATAGGAGATGTTTGGGATAGTGGAAATGTGCGTAGTAATCAATCGGTTGATGTTGAAATGCAGGGAGAGCCATTAAAAGAAAACACTACCTATTTTTGGAAAGTACGTATCTTTGATAAGGACAATCGAATTTCGGAATATTCCGAACCACAGCAGTTTACAACCGGAGAATTAAGCGAAAAAGGGACTTCCCAAAACTTTTTTCAGATTGAACGAAAAGCACCAGTGAATGTGAAAGAAACAAAAGAAGGTGCCTACTTTCTGGATTTTGGAAAACATGCTTTCGGGACATTGGAAATTAATTATCAACCAAAGAAAAACGAAACCGTAACGGTGCGATTGGGAGAGAAATTGTTGGATGGAAGAATCGATCGTAATCCCGGCGGAACAATTCGTTATCAGGAAGTTCAATTGGAAGTTACACCCGATAAGAGTACATATCTTCTGGAATTGGTGCCTGATGAACGTAATACCAACGAACTGGCAGTTACAATGCCCGATTCATTTCCAGTAATACTTCCATTTCGTTATGCCGAAATCGAAGGAGTAGGCAAAGAATTCGAACCAAACCAAACAATTCAATTGGGATATTTTAATTATTTCGATTATACAACAAGTGCTTTTAGCAGCTCCAACGAAATTCTTAATCAGGTTTGGGACATGTGTAAATACTCGATGAAAGCTACCACTTTTGCCGGTTACTATGTTGATGGCGACCGTGAACGAATTCCTTACGAAGCAGACGCTTATTTAAATCAGTTAAGCCATTATTCAGTAGACAACGAATATGCTATTGCCCGTAAAACCATAGAATTCTTTTTTGATAGTAAGCCAACCTGGCCTACCGAGTGGCAGTTGCATGTTGCTATGATGATGTACCAGGATTATATGTACACAGGAAATACCGAGCTGATTGAAAAGTATTACGAACGCCTGAAAATAAAAACCTTGATGGACTTGGAAGTTGAAGATGGTTTTATCAGCACCGAATCACCAAATCATAATGTAGAACTGATAAAACAGCTTGGTTTCCGTGATACAACGCGTCGTTTGCGCGACATTGTTGACTGGCCGCCAAAAGCAGCGAACTTTGGTGGTAAAGGACCAATTCCGGGCGAGCGTGATGGATACGTGTTTAAACGCATAAATACCGTAGTAAATGGTTTTTACTTCCATAACATGAAAATAATGGCAGAGTTTGCTACCGTTCTGGACAAACCAACTGAAGCCCTCGATTTTAAATTGAGAGCTGCAAAAGTTAAAAAGTCGATTAACGAAAAACTTTTCGACGAAGAAAGAGGAATTTATGTTGACGGCGTTGATACCGACCATGCATCGTTACATGCCAATATGATTTTACTGGCTTTTGATGTAGTGCCCGGATCACGCAAGCAAAGTGTAGTTGACTATGTAAAAACGAGAGGAATGGCATGCAGCGTTTATGGTGCTCAATATTTAATGGAAGCCTTATACAAAGCCGGAGAAGCCGATTATGCCCTCGATTTAATGACGGCCACCCACGACCGCAGTTGGTACAACATGATAAAAATTGGAGCGACAATTACTCTGGAAGCCTGGGATATGAAATATAAAAGTAATGCCGACTGGAACCATGCCTGGGGGGCAGCACCTGCCAATATTATTCCGCGTGGAATGTGGGGAATTCAACCTGAAACTCCTGGGTTTGGAGCGGTTCAGGTAAAACCACAAATGGGAAATTTGAAAAATAGCAGCATAAAAGTGCCAACAATAAAAGGCGAAATAAAAGCGGATTTCAAAAAAATGAATGCCCGAATGAGTACCTACGCCATTGAGCTGCCTGCAAATATGATTGGCGAATTTAGTGTTAAACTTTCATCGGAAGATGTGGTTACATTAAATGGTCAAACGGTTAATCCCGTATTTGGATCCATTCGTTTAAATCCCGGAGTTAACAATATTTCTATTCAAGTAAACTCATTCTAA
- a CDS encoding two-component regulator propeller domain-containing protein — protein sequence MKYIVALAISLLTYNFVIADSKEYIFEQISPDAGFAFDQVSSIVEDKNGFIWFGCNNGLYYYNSLEIVKYNYNPTKENTPPSNIITNLYKDWNNTIWICTDNGICYFNEKENAFVRMNLNQVDLVQSKHNVGHILQYSDSGYLIIINHELYRFNIKEQNLQLIDLKTDILRSAMCLAKDNAGNILIGTKFGKLLVTDSTFDNIRIIYESPTLNSSNDILNICTTKSEYWLGSRNNGIAVVDKDGKLLKKYNKNLKGEFALPNNRLHKIIEQANGDIWVTTFDGIHVISKTGNQTIRPSQHNNLPHNIIFDFYIDRNGGTWIGTWTGGLAYYNPNNYRFEHIKRLNEGTPTPRNVISSFAEKPDGNILIGSENLGLFEYDLKNRLFVESELNQEKVPFKRIESLLFDNNKNLWIGTFNEGLWKYANQRLTEIESNVSLNLTNTSITAADNGLWLGGIGNGLLFFDFKTNKTTEYHEDDSKIGSLSSNRVRETFLDSRGDLWICTNYGLSLKRKKSENFERFFYNESNNSISRNMVYTVAEDNAGNIWIGTAGGGIDIYDPKSNSFYKLNQNKSIGNADVFSIIKDLNDDMWIASNKGIFQYNTNTNKFKSYSMQDGILGNQYNPNASFINSTGKIFFGGANGFNIIDPDIVKENPVIPDIFLSKLLVNNHSINSENTIKVNSKHFANIDKLELKHHQNTLVFGFVANNFIKSSKNQFKYRIKNYIDDWVEISQGQDVSLAKVPPGKYVLEILGSNNDGVWSQQAKEIEIIIHPPFWLSWYAYILYAIFIGIISFIILKELAYRVKLRKEILAERYKHEAEENLFLEKTKFFTNISHEFRTPLTLIISPLNSLISRFENEKGVQEHLKIMKRNADRLLRLTNQILDFRLIELGKVKVNIQDEDVVSICQNIAQHFEFQIKEKEINYIFSSPFKSFKLLIDSEKLEKVLYNIISNALKYSPEKGQVIFSIEQKELNETTYAKTQFTGNKFLGSSLEIKVKDNGRGISEKNLPIIFDRFFVDKESDETGTGIGLHICQEYIRLHNGNIMVTSEQGNGTTFAINLPLDDNPKFEKENIIIQSHLDKDIDSDLEEIRKVNSENKRVLLFAEDNDELRVYLKNVLVNNFKVLTAKNGQQAYEIATEVLPDIIVSDIMMPGIDGIELTDRIKSNPKTNHIPIILLTALTDNKYQIDSMHKGADAFLTKPVDEKLLFARIENILNTRENLKKNFDDQGQKSTDSIANETFGQKAERIVENNLQNTLFDIESLSTKLGLSRSSLHRKIKAATNLSPSEFIRDVRLNNAVKLMKSGKYNIDEIGTFVGFNSTSYFIRSFKKKYGQTPKEYYSKLKN from the coding sequence GTGAAATATATCGTTGCATTAGCCATTTCTCTTTTAACCTATAATTTTGTTATTGCGGATAGCAAGGAGTACATTTTCGAGCAAATTTCGCCGGATGCAGGTTTTGCTTTCGACCAGGTAAGTAGCATTGTTGAGGATAAGAATGGTTTTATTTGGTTTGGCTGCAACAATGGTTTATACTATTACAACAGTTTAGAAATTGTAAAATATAACTACAATCCAACAAAAGAAAACACTCCTCCATCGAATATAATTACCAATCTATATAAAGATTGGAACAATACCATTTGGATATGCACTGACAACGGTATTTGTTATTTTAATGAAAAAGAAAACGCGTTTGTTCGAATGAATTTAAATCAGGTGGATTTAGTTCAATCAAAACACAATGTTGGTCACATTCTTCAATATTCTGATTCTGGTTACCTTATAATAATCAACCATGAACTTTATCGTTTTAACATCAAGGAACAGAATCTTCAGCTTATCGACCTTAAAACTGACATTTTGAGGTCTGCGATGTGTTTAGCAAAAGATAACGCCGGGAATATTTTAATCGGAACAAAATTTGGCAAATTACTTGTTACCGATAGTACCTTCGATAATATACGTATAATCTATGAATCCCCTACTCTTAACTCATCGAATGACATTTTAAATATTTGCACAACAAAGTCTGAATATTGGCTGGGATCAAGAAATAATGGAATTGCTGTTGTTGATAAAGATGGTAAACTTCTAAAAAAATACAACAAAAATCTAAAAGGAGAATTTGCCTTACCTAATAACCGGCTACACAAAATAATTGAACAAGCTAATGGTGATATTTGGGTGACTACCTTTGACGGCATTCACGTTATTAGTAAAACTGGGAACCAGACCATAAGGCCATCACAACACAACAATCTGCCACATAACATTATTTTCGACTTTTATATTGATAGAAATGGCGGTACATGGATTGGCACATGGACCGGAGGTTTGGCTTATTACAATCCTAACAATTACCGATTTGAACATATAAAAAGGTTGAACGAGGGAACACCTACGCCGAGAAATGTTATTTCGTCTTTTGCTGAAAAACCAGACGGCAATATTTTAATTGGAAGCGAAAATCTTGGTCTATTTGAATATGATTTAAAAAACAGGCTGTTTGTAGAAAGTGAATTGAATCAGGAAAAGGTTCCTTTTAAACGTATTGAATCTTTGCTTTTCGATAATAATAAAAATTTGTGGATTGGTACTTTTAACGAGGGATTATGGAAATATGCCAATCAGCGACTAACGGAAATTGAAAGCAATGTAAGTCTTAATCTAACCAATACTTCCATAACCGCTGCCGATAATGGTTTGTGGCTTGGTGGTATAGGAAATGGTCTATTGTTTTTTGATTTTAAGACGAATAAAACAACAGAGTACCATGAAGATGATTCGAAAATTGGATCGCTAAGCTCTAACCGTGTGCGAGAAACATTTTTAGATTCAAGGGGTGATTTATGGATTTGCACCAATTACGGCCTAAGTTTAAAACGTAAAAAATCAGAAAATTTTGAACGCTTTTTCTACAATGAAAGTAATAATAGCATTAGCAGAAATATGGTTTATACCGTAGCCGAAGATAATGCAGGAAATATATGGATAGGCACTGCCGGTGGCGGAATTGATATTTACGACCCGAAAAGCAACTCATTTTATAAGCTTAACCAAAACAAAAGTATTGGAAATGCCGATGTCTTTAGCATCATAAAAGACCTAAATGACGATATGTGGATAGCCTCTAATAAGGGAATTTTTCAGTACAACACCAATACAAATAAGTTTAAGAGCTATTCAATGCAAGATGGGATACTTGGAAACCAATACAATCCAAATGCATCCTTTATAAACTCTACTGGTAAAATATTTTTTGGAGGGGCAAATGGTTTTAATATAATTGATCCCGATATTGTAAAAGAAAACCCGGTGATCCCCGATATATTTCTGTCGAAACTATTAGTAAATAACCACTCTATAAACAGCGAAAACACGATTAAAGTAAACTCTAAACATTTTGCCAATATCGATAAGCTGGAACTTAAACACCATCAGAACACACTGGTTTTTGGTTTTGTAGCTAATAACTTTATAAAATCGTCGAAAAACCAGTTTAAGTACCGTATTAAAAATTACATCGACGATTGGGTAGAAATAAGTCAGGGCCAAGATGTTTCATTGGCAAAAGTGCCTCCTGGAAAGTATGTGCTTGAAATACTTGGCTCAAATAACGATGGAGTGTGGAGTCAGCAAGCAAAAGAAATAGAAATTATAATCCATCCTCCTTTCTGGCTTTCATGGTACGCCTATATCCTATATGCCATTTTTATTGGTATTATCTCCTTCATTATACTCAAGGAACTGGCCTACAGGGTAAAATTGCGAAAAGAAATATTGGCTGAGCGCTATAAACATGAAGCGGAAGAGAATTTATTTTTAGAAAAAACCAAATTCTTCACAAACATTTCGCACGAATTCCGTACTCCCTTAACACTCATTATTTCGCCGCTAAACAGCTTAATAAGCCGTTTTGAAAACGAAAAAGGCGTGCAGGAGCATTTGAAAATTATGAAACGAAATGCCGATCGGCTCTTACGTTTAACCAATCAAATTCTCGATTTTAGATTAATCGAGCTTGGAAAAGTTAAAGTAAACATTCAAGATGAAGATGTTGTAAGCATTTGTCAAAATATAGCTCAACATTTCGAATTTCAGATAAAGGAAAAGGAAATAAATTATATATTCTCTTCACCATTTAAATCGTTTAAACTGTTAATTGATTCTGAAAAGCTTGAAAAAGTATTGTATAATATCATTTCGAATGCCTTAAAATATTCGCCTGAAAAAGGACAGGTAATATTTTCGATAGAGCAAAAAGAACTTAACGAAACCACTTACGCTAAAACTCAATTTACCGGAAATAAGTTTTTGGGGAGTTCCCTTGAAATTAAGGTAAAAGATAATGGAAGAGGTATTAGTGAGAAAAACTTACCCATAATTTTTGATCGCTTTTTTGTTGATAAAGAAAGTGATGAAACAGGTACAGGGATTGGGTTGCACATTTGCCAGGAATATATTCGTTTACACAATGGAAACATTATGGTTACATCGGAGCAAGGAAATGGAACTACATTTGCCATAAACCTACCACTTGATGATAACCCGAAGTTTGAAAAGGAAAACATTATTATTCAATCACACCTTGATAAAGATATTGATTCGGATTTAGAAGAGATACGCAAAGTTAACTCGGAAAATAAAAGGGTTTTATTGTTTGCAGAAGATAATGATGAATTACGTGTTTATCTAAAAAATGTGCTGGTTAATAATTTTAAAGTACTTACCGCAAAAAACGGTCAGCAAGCTTATGAAATTGCCACAGAGGTTTTACCTGATATTATCGTTTCTGATATTATGATGCCTGGAATTGATGGCATTGAGCTTACCGACAGGATAAAAAGCAATCCGAAAACCAATCATATTCCAATTATTCTGTTAACTGCACTTACCGATAATAAGTACCAAATAGATAGTATGCATAAAGGGGCTGATGCTTTTCTTACCAAGCCGGTCGACGAAAAATTACTATTTGCCCGTATAGAGAATATTTTAAATACTCGCGAAAATTTAAAGAAAAACTTCGACGATCAGGGTCAGAAATCAACTGATTCAATTGCCAACGAAACTTTCGGGCAAAAGGCGGAGCGAATTGTTGAGAATAATCTACAAAATACCTTGTTCGACATCGAAAGCCTATCAACCAAACTCGGTCTAAGCAGAAGTTCTCTGCACCGAAAAATTAAGGCCGCCACAAATTTAAGCCCATCGGAATTTATTCGCGATGTACGTTTAAACAATGCAGTTAAATTGATGAAAAGTGGCAAATACAATATCGATGAAATTGGAACTTTTGTTGGCTTTAACTCCACCTCTTATTTTATACGGTCGTTTAAAAAGAAATACGGACAAACGCCTAAAGAATATTATTCGAAGTTGAAGAATTAA
- a CDS encoding T9SS type A sorting domain-containing protein — protein sequence MKHKVLKTKLLLVLVITFVAAQAQSLQHPVIWATAQDKGEIQVKVENYSWAASIITKAKAAVDDKVNTHISNPGAILATIPECETTDHLSESEASASNAKHAQVLNYASYAAMIYYVTGEEKYAQFAADILWFYIEELAPRTPETTAFSGSHFYDPRAGYLQFAMAYDLMVNYLKQSGTKLYKNSTRAKVDFDNVKAQKAVHNIAMNALQEHAGDDTRIGKTVSNHPILRAPGVLFCILCVEDDTERERMFNVFWNTGTKQQNSFTKTILPMFGEQGVWPEAVSYSFMPNITLVLNLVDRLKPEMNVMANNMHILDGNFLFDNLRYPNRRFVRYGDSHRDNDGTGALYRYTLNLATRRGFSQYEQKAKVALRQGYDADGGYDPAVPVSTFDNVKAFEQLFLGIDIPEKIDGEIDFQKPTVVIKHAGVVLQRNYVEENNIDYGLCGIIGGAHYVHSHCTGITMELYGADYIMAANGGLPNSLAERKEEVHMGYFWRHAGNNTVIVNGTSHGIQQGSWKSNSDLWMNTTVNEAAEPKHMEDPINPNFSFATQFLDDEVNDCEQQRTLSTIRTSETSGYYFDMFRSKSTVNNNFHDYIYHNIGDETHILNSNGDELSVSPTTRYQTDIGDTHKSPGWRFFEETKVTVPLDEATKVRFDLNETNTYMNLFVPAGVTREYTKAIGPATREAKGDYQDKMTRIIAVRQNGEAWNKPFVHIFEPSKSTNTSVKSVEHLYRGEVIVGAKVTSQIDNRTIVDYVICQEDENQTFALPEMGLTFNGRFAVVRTEQDLEKAQTTLYIGEGTKLTFGNHVLEADADKKGNLVVEGEVNLSRVLGFKNLANNTMVEKGSNVSVEAVVGSDFTEVALFVNGTNVGTLNEAPFIWESVAQLTNMTEASYILKLVAKDAGGETVETSVSILTPGQWARTSNFQPHPVPGVIQFEDYDYGGADVSYYDRSDPDFSKYSYWEDETVDLNSSKNVVVYNQGQEWLEYTVDVTTEGYYDLFIRHTTRREPEVVAFTISLHDENKTLLSDVPLSYTGTGEYLIENVGNLFLEKGTHVIRFYKLSYGYDMDYFELSLTQPTGNKEIKTEAELLKIYPNPADDTVNIALDGFRSADLTIYNMAGQVMFCKQTTDSLIQLYRNANYKSGIYVVRVLDENKQVHFGKLIFR from the coding sequence ATGAAACACAAGGTATTAAAAACCAAACTGCTACTTGTGCTCGTGATTACTTTTGTGGCAGCTCAAGCCCAATCGTTGCAACACCCTGTTATTTGGGCAACTGCTCAAGATAAAGGCGAAATTCAGGTCAAAGTAGAAAATTACAGCTGGGCTGCCAGTATAATTACAAAAGCCAAAGCTGCAGTTGATGATAAAGTGAATACACATATTTCTAATCCAGGGGCAATTTTAGCCACAATCCCGGAGTGCGAAACCACTGATCACCTTTCGGAATCTGAAGCCAGTGCTAGCAATGCCAAACATGCACAGGTACTGAATTATGCATCGTATGCGGCGATGATTTATTATGTGACAGGTGAAGAGAAATATGCACAGTTTGCTGCCGATATTCTTTGGTTTTACATAGAAGAACTGGCGCCGCGAACACCCGAAACAACAGCCTTCAGCGGAAGTCATTTTTACGACCCCAGGGCTGGTTATCTGCAGTTTGCCATGGCCTACGATTTAATGGTTAATTATCTAAAACAATCGGGCACTAAACTTTATAAGAACTCAACCAGGGCTAAGGTAGATTTCGATAATGTAAAAGCACAAAAAGCGGTACATAATATTGCTATGAATGCGTTACAAGAGCATGCAGGAGACGATACCAGAATTGGAAAAACGGTTAGTAACCACCCCATTTTAAGGGCTCCCGGAGTTTTGTTTTGTATTCTTTGTGTGGAAGACGATACCGAAAGAGAGCGGATGTTTAATGTATTTTGGAATACGGGAACAAAGCAGCAAAATTCATTTACAAAAACTATTTTACCCATGTTTGGCGAACAGGGTGTTTGGCCTGAAGCAGTTAGCTACAGTTTTATGCCAAACATAACACTGGTACTTAATTTGGTCGATCGCCTTAAGCCGGAAATGAATGTGATGGCAAATAACATGCACATTTTGGATGGTAATTTCCTTTTTGATAATCTGAGGTATCCCAACAGACGTTTTGTGCGTTATGGCGATTCGCACAGAGATAATGATGGAACAGGGGCACTTTACAGGTATACCCTGAATTTGGCTACAAGAAGAGGCTTTTCGCAATACGAACAAAAGGCTAAGGTTGCTTTGCGCCAAGGCTACGATGCTGATGGTGGTTATGATCCCGCAGTTCCGGTTTCTACATTTGATAATGTAAAAGCCTTTGAACAGTTGTTTTTGGGAATAGATATTCCGGAGAAAATTGATGGAGAAATTGATTTTCAAAAACCAACCGTCGTTATAAAACATGCCGGTGTTGTACTTCAACGAAATTATGTGGAGGAAAATAATATTGATTACGGACTTTGTGGAATAATTGGAGGTGCCCATTATGTGCACTCGCATTGCACAGGTATTACCATGGAACTTTATGGAGCCGATTATATTATGGCCGCCAATGGAGGTTTGCCAAACTCATTAGCCGAAAGAAAAGAAGAAGTTCACATGGGGTACTTTTGGCGACATGCCGGTAACAACACGGTAATTGTGAATGGTACATCGCATGGGATTCAACAAGGTTCCTGGAAATCAAATTCTGATTTATGGATGAACACTACGGTAAACGAGGCAGCAGAACCGAAACATATGGAAGACCCGATTAATCCGAATTTCAGCTTTGCCACACAGTTTTTGGATGATGAAGTGAATGATTGCGAGCAGCAACGCACACTAAGTACGATTCGTACCAGTGAAACAAGCGGGTATTATTTTGATATGTTCCGTTCAAAATCTACGGTAAATAATAATTTTCACGATTACATATACCACAATATTGGCGACGAAACACATATTTTAAATAGCAATGGCGATGAATTAAGTGTGTCGCCAACCACAAGATATCAGACCGATATTGGTGATACCCATAAATCTCCGGGATGGCGCTTTTTTGAAGAGACGAAAGTTACAGTACCGCTTGACGAGGCAACCAAAGTTCGTTTCGACTTAAATGAAACCAATACTTACATGAATCTATTTGTGCCTGCCGGTGTAACACGCGAATATACAAAAGCTATCGGTCCGGCAACACGCGAAGCGAAAGGGGATTACCAAGATAAAATGACCCGTATAATCGCAGTTCGACAAAATGGTGAAGCCTGGAATAAGCCTTTCGTTCATATATTTGAGCCATCAAAATCAACCAATACAAGTGTAAAATCGGTTGAGCATTTGTACAGGGGAGAGGTGATTGTTGGTGCAAAAGTTACCAGCCAGATTGATAATAGAACAATAGTTGATTACGTGATTTGTCAGGAAGATGAAAACCAAACGTTTGCGCTGCCGGAAATGGGTTTAACTTTTAATGGACGATTTGCAGTAGTACGAACCGAACAGGATTTGGAAAAAGCACAAACCACACTCTACATAGGCGAGGGTACTAAGCTTACCTTCGGCAACCACGTACTGGAAGCTGATGCTGATAAAAAAGGAAATCTTGTTGTTGAAGGAGAAGTAAATTTAAGCAGGGTGCTGGGATTTAAAAACCTTGCCAATAATACCATGGTTGAAAAAGGCAGTAACGTGTCGGTTGAAGCAGTGGTTGGAAGCGACTTTACCGAAGTAGCACTTTTTGTTAACGGTACAAATGTTGGCACTTTAAACGAGGCGCCTTTTATTTGGGAATCGGTGGCACAACTTACTAACATGACAGAAGCGTCGTACATTCTGAAGTTGGTTGCCAAAGATGCCGGTGGCGAAACTGTTGAAACCTCTGTTTCCATTCTAACCCCGGGGCAGTGGGCCCGAACCAGCAATTTTCAACCGCATCCGGTACCGGGCGTAATTCAGTTTGAAGACTATGATTATGGTGGGGCAGATGTATCGTATTACGATAGGTCTGACCCGGATTTTTCAAAATACTCGTATTGGGAAGATGAAACTGTGGATTTAAACAGCTCGAAAAATGTGGTGGTATACAACCAGGGGCAAGAGTGGCTGGAGTACACCGTCGATGTAACTACCGAAGGTTATTACGATTTATTTATTCGTCATACCACACGGCGTGAGCCTGAAGTTGTGGCTTTTACAATATCGTTACACGACGAAAACAAAACTTTGCTTAGCGATGTGCCACTTAGCTATACCGGGACAGGCGAATACCTGATTGAAAATGTAGGTAACCTGTTTTTGGAAAAAGGAACGCACGTGATACGTTTTTACAAGTTAAGCTATGGTTACGATATGGATTATTTCGAACTAAGCTTGACGCAACCAACCGGTAACAAGGAAATTAAAACAGAAGCAGAGCTGTTGAAAATTTATCCCAATCCTGCCGATGACACCGTTAATATAGCTTTGGATGGCTTTCGTAGTGCTGATCTGACCATTTACAATATGGCCGGGCAAGTTATGTTTTGCAAGCAAACAACCGATTCCCTAATTCAACTTTATCGCAATGCCAATTATAAATCGGGTATTTATGTGGTTAGGGTGTTGGACGAAAACAAGCAGGTACACTTTGGAAAACTAATATTTAGGTAG